From Demequina lutea, a single genomic window includes:
- a CDS encoding MBL fold metallo-hydrolase, with protein sequence MNTVTAALVGGPTIVLRYAGLTIVTDPTFDPPGPNSYLVKTEGPAIDADALPPIDLALVSHDHHPDNLDTSGEQVARGATLALTTEAGAERKAGFKGMAPGDVVTIDGPTPVTVTAVEALHGPKAIAPLVGPVIGFILRAEGWPTVYFSGDNALVSVAKRIAKAHPDVAIAVLCMGAASVPTRGPVILTLNADRAAKVAALWPEAAIVPVHVDGWAHFSQRRVAALAGLSAYGLGSRVIDLPRGIETALN encoded by the coding sequence ATGAACACCGTCACCGCAGCCCTGGTGGGTGGCCCCACCATCGTCCTCCGCTACGCGGGATTGACCATCGTCACCGACCCGACGTTCGATCCGCCCGGCCCCAACAGCTACCTGGTCAAGACCGAGGGCCCCGCGATCGACGCCGACGCGCTGCCGCCCATCGACCTGGCGCTCGTGTCTCACGACCACCACCCCGACAACCTCGACACATCGGGCGAGCAGGTGGCGCGCGGCGCGACCCTCGCCCTGACCACCGAGGCCGGCGCGGAGCGTAAGGCGGGCTTCAAGGGCATGGCGCCCGGCGACGTCGTGACGATCGATGGGCCGACGCCGGTGACGGTCACCGCGGTCGAGGCGTTGCACGGCCCCAAGGCGATCGCGCCGCTCGTCGGCCCCGTCATCGGCTTCATTCTGCGCGCGGAGGGTTGGCCCACCGTGTACTTCTCGGGCGACAACGCCCTGGTATCCGTCGCGAAGCGCATCGCGAAGGCTCACCCCGATGTGGCGATCGCCGTGCTGTGCATGGGTGCGGCGTCGGTGCCCACCCGCGGCCCCGTCATCCTCACGCTCAACGCCGACCGCGCGGCCAAGGTGGCTGCCCTGTGGCCCGAGGCCGCCATCGTTCCCGTGCACGTCGACGGTTGGGCACACTTCAGTCAGCGGCGTGTGGCCGCGCTCGCGGGCCTTTCGGCATACGGGCTCGGAAGCCGAGTGATCGACCTGCCACGGGGTATTGAGACGGCACTGAACTAG
- a CDS encoding arsenate reductase/protein-tyrosine-phosphatase family protein, producing MSDLARVLMVCTGNICRSPAMHYLAARDWAGAAEVSSAGTHAETGMDATPDIRRSAADRGLAIPRHRPMQLTAAFVSRADLVLVATEAHARWISSEMGGLPDHVFGLKQAAALALRADAPGGDTAAEHLRGAAAALLAEQRREPAPLRSLDDPWARDPGTYDRVIGDIFEAVSALTTWARVG from the coding sequence GTGTCCGATCTCGCCCGCGTCCTCATGGTCTGCACCGGAAACATCTGCCGCTCTCCCGCGATGCATTACCTCGCCGCTCGCGACTGGGCGGGCGCCGCCGAGGTCTCGTCGGCGGGAACCCACGCGGAGACCGGCATGGACGCGACGCCGGATATCCGCCGCTCCGCCGCCGATCGGGGCCTGGCGATTCCCAGGCATCGGCCGATGCAGCTGACGGCCGCGTTCGTGTCGCGCGCCGACCTGGTCCTGGTGGCGACCGAGGCGCATGCGCGTTGGATTTCCAGCGAGATGGGCGGATTACCGGATCACGTATTCGGGCTCAAGCAGGCTGCCGCGCTCGCGTTGAGGGCCGATGCCCCCGGCGGGGACACTGCGGCCGAGCACTTGCGTGGCGCCGCGGCCGCTTTGCTCGCGGAGCAACGCCGAGAGCCCGCACCTCTGCGTAGCCTCGACGACCCGTGGGCGCGCGACCCCGGGACCTATGACCGGGTCATCGGCGATATTTTCGAAGCCGTGTCAGCGCTCACGACCTGGGCCCGCGTGGGCTGA
- the thrC gene encoding threonine synthase: MAHVWRGIINEYLDLLPFDAADRIVTLGEGGTPLIYAEKISSEVGAEVFVKFEGMNPTGSFKDRGMTSAITQVVKDGDHTVVCASTGNTSASAAAYAAHAGLRCVVMIPQGKIAAGKMAQAIVHGADLVQVDGNFDECLDIVRELSENYPIALVNSVNPYRLQGQKTAAFEIVDQLGDAPDIHMLPVGNAGNISAYWMGFKEYADAGVSTRRPKIWGVQAAGAAPFVVGHPIKDPETVATAIRIGKPASWDLAIAARDESGGWIRAVTDEAILSAQARLAAEVGVFVEPASAAPIAGLLAAAAAGEVPRGATITCTVTGNGLKDTATALAGREVNPAVIPVDVDAAAAVLGL, translated from the coding sequence GTGGCTCACGTGTGGCGAGGGATCATCAATGAATACCTGGACCTCCTGCCGTTTGACGCGGCCGACCGCATCGTGACGCTCGGCGAGGGAGGCACTCCGTTGATCTACGCGGAGAAGATCTCCTCCGAGGTGGGCGCCGAGGTCTTCGTCAAGTTTGAGGGCATGAACCCCACCGGCTCCTTCAAGGACCGCGGCATGACATCGGCGATCACCCAAGTGGTCAAGGACGGGGACCACACGGTGGTGTGCGCCTCCACGGGAAACACCTCCGCCTCGGCCGCCGCGTACGCCGCCCACGCGGGGCTGCGCTGCGTCGTGATGATCCCTCAGGGCAAGATCGCGGCTGGCAAGATGGCGCAGGCCATCGTCCACGGCGCCGACCTCGTGCAGGTGGACGGCAACTTCGACGAGTGCCTCGACATCGTGCGCGAGCTCAGCGAGAACTACCCGATCGCGCTGGTCAACTCCGTGAACCCATACCGGCTCCAGGGCCAGAAGACCGCGGCCTTTGAGATCGTCGACCAGCTGGGCGACGCCCCCGATATTCACATGCTTCCCGTCGGGAATGCCGGCAACATCTCCGCGTACTGGATGGGCTTCAAGGAGTACGCCGACGCCGGGGTTTCGACGCGCCGTCCCAAGATTTGGGGAGTGCAGGCCGCCGGGGCCGCGCCATTCGTCGTGGGCCACCCCATCAAGGACCCCGAGACGGTCGCCACCGCCATCCGCATCGGCAAGCCGGCGTCGTGGGATCTCGCCATCGCGGCCCGCGATGAGTCCGGTGGCTGGATCCGGGCCGTGACAGACGAGGCGATCCTGTCCGCCCAGGCCCGGCTCGCCGCCGAGGTGGGAGTGTTTGTGGAGCCGGCATCGGCCGCACCCATCGCCGGTTTGCTCGCCGCCGCCGCCGCGGGCGAGGTGCCGCGCGGGGCCACCATCACGTGCACCGTGACCGGAAACGGGCTGAAGGACACCGCGACCGCGCTCGCGGGCCGCGAGGTCAACCCCGCCGTGATCCCCGTTGACGTCGACGCGGCCGCTGCCGTGTTGGGGTTGTAG
- a CDS encoding trimeric intracellular cation channel family protein translates to MPLPDVLELPLAINLLAVFFGALGGTLRAGEDEHTDLVGVFTLAAAMGFGGGLVRDLLLGNLPPAAFRDPSYLIVAAAAAGLGMLFLYYLRKLGPVLWPIDTIVIGLFACVGTNAALIADLGMLPAIIIGTIASVGGLILSDLLQGRPSSIMYVGPPNAVAGLAGAVTYALLYTGTRPLISIGIAVIATVLVRLTGPLFHMNVPQPRMRAYELRLKRAGNLTPRRSARNARRVRRSAGGGIGSNSGTSPTL, encoded by the coding sequence GTGCCACTTCCCGACGTCCTTGAACTCCCGCTTGCAATCAACCTGCTAGCGGTATTCTTTGGCGCCCTCGGCGGCACCCTGCGTGCGGGTGAGGACGAACACACCGACCTCGTGGGCGTCTTTACGCTCGCGGCGGCGATGGGTTTCGGCGGCGGGCTCGTGCGTGATCTGCTGCTTGGCAATCTGCCCCCTGCCGCCTTTCGCGATCCCTCGTACCTGATCGTCGCGGCGGCCGCTGCCGGGCTCGGCATGCTGTTCCTTTACTACCTACGCAAGCTAGGGCCCGTGCTGTGGCCGATCGACACGATCGTCATCGGCCTCTTCGCGTGCGTCGGCACCAACGCCGCGCTCATCGCGGATCTGGGCATGTTGCCCGCGATCATCATCGGCACGATCGCGTCGGTCGGCGGGCTCATTCTGTCCGACCTCCTGCAGGGAAGGCCATCCTCGATCATGTACGTCGGCCCGCCCAACGCGGTCGCGGGCCTGGCGGGTGCCGTGACATACGCGCTGCTCTACACGGGCACACGGCCGCTGATCTCGATCGGCATCGCGGTGATCGCCACGGTTCTGGTGCGGCTCACCGGCCCCTTGTTCCACATGAACGTGCCGCAACCGCGCATGCGCGCCTACGAACTCAGACTCAAGCGAGCGGGCAACCTCACGCCCCGGCGCTCGGCTCGCAACGCGCGACGTGTGCGTCGCAGTGCGGGCGGCGGCATCGGCAGCAACAGCGGCACCAGCCCAACGCTCTAG
- a CDS encoding TetR/AcrR family transcriptional regulator gives MSTPIPSRAPRMSVEDRRESILDAVVPLLLSRGADVTTKEIADAAGIAEGTIFRAFADKDELIQLAVARFMDPEPTYAALERIDPHLELEDKIRAVVEVFRERFAGVIGVVSALGHHKPPRDPSHRSDADVRAKAIFSKLFAPDADKFRIEPGLAFFFIRLLTFGTAMPMFMSTRDVDTDQLVDFIMRGITKEGQ, from the coding sequence GTGTCGACGCCCATTCCAAGCCGAGCCCCGCGCATGTCCGTCGAGGACAGGCGCGAGTCGATACTCGACGCCGTCGTCCCCTTGCTCCTCAGCCGCGGCGCCGATGTCACGACCAAGGAGATCGCCGATGCTGCGGGCATCGCGGAGGGCACCATCTTCCGCGCGTTCGCCGACAAGGACGAACTCATCCAACTGGCTGTCGCCAGGTTCATGGATCCGGAGCCGACCTATGCGGCTCTCGAGCGCATCGACCCCCACCTGGAACTTGAGGACAAGATCAGGGCGGTCGTCGAGGTCTTCAGGGAGAGGTTCGCGGGTGTCATCGGTGTGGTCTCCGCGCTCGGCCACCACAAGCCGCCGAGAGATCCCTCCCACAGGTCCGACGCCGATGTCCGCGCCAAGGCCATCTTCTCCAAGCTCTTCGCGCCCGATGCTGACAAATTTCGCATCGAACCGGGTCTCGCCTTCTTCTTCATCAGGCTTCTGACGTTCGGAACAGCGATGCCGATGTTCATGTCCACTCGCGACGTAGACACTGATCAGCTCGTCGACTTCATCATGCGAGGCATCACCAAGGAAGGCCAGTAA
- the thrB gene encoding homoserine kinase, whose protein sequence is MRYATDHVTVTVPATAGNLGPGFDSLGMAMGVTDEVEVWALGSPRVEIEIEGEGAETLPRDETHLIVRAIRAASDAVGVPHTGLRIVARNSIPHGKGLGSSAAAVVAGIAAVRGLLAEPEVLDNEAMLRLATEFEGHPDNAAPAIWGGATVAWLDHEGAHAVPLDVAQGIETAVLIPRAVLPTKEARAVLPEKVPHHDAAFNVGRAALLVAALSGHPERLWAATEDRLHQGYRASVMPSAAAMIEYLRERGLPAVVSGAGPSVLVIGTALAAGGLVTGTPGWAEGIGGDSWSCVHTAGSVPGVSVAR, encoded by the coding sequence ATGCGTTACGCCACCGACCACGTCACCGTCACCGTTCCCGCGACCGCAGGCAACCTTGGCCCCGGCTTCGATTCGCTGGGCATGGCCATGGGCGTCACCGATGAGGTCGAGGTCTGGGCGCTCGGTTCGCCGCGCGTCGAGATCGAAATCGAGGGCGAGGGGGCGGAAACCCTTCCGCGCGACGAGACTCACCTGATCGTCCGCGCGATCCGCGCAGCGTCCGACGCGGTGGGCGTACCGCACACGGGCCTGCGCATCGTGGCCCGCAATTCCATCCCGCATGGGAAGGGGCTCGGCTCCTCGGCCGCAGCGGTGGTGGCGGGAATCGCGGCCGTCCGCGGGCTGCTCGCCGAGCCTGAGGTTCTCGACAACGAGGCGATGCTGCGCCTCGCCACCGAGTTCGAGGGTCACCCCGACAATGCCGCCCCGGCGATTTGGGGCGGGGCGACGGTGGCATGGCTCGACCATGAGGGCGCGCATGCGGTGCCGCTCGACGTGGCGCAGGGCATCGAAACCGCGGTGCTGATTCCACGCGCCGTCCTACCCACCAAAGAGGCGCGCGCGGTCCTGCCCGAGAAGGTGCCTCACCACGATGCCGCGTTCAACGTGGGACGCGCCGCGCTCCTGGTAGCCGCCCTTTCGGGCCACCCCGAGCGCCTGTGGGCGGCGACCGAGGATCGACTCCACCAGGGTTACCGCGCGTCCGTCATGCCGTCAGCAGCGGCGATGATCGAGTACCTGCGTGAGCGCGGTCTGCCCGCAGTGGTGTCTGGCGCGGGGCCGTCCGTGCTGGTGATTGGTACGGCTCTCGCCGCCGGAGGTCTGGTGACGGGAACGCCGGGGTGGGCCGAGGGCATCGGCGGGGACTCGTGGAGCTGCGTGCACACGGCGGGCTCCGTGCCTGGAGTCTCGGTCGCGCGTTAG
- a CDS encoding LacI family DNA-binding transcriptional regulator, with protein sequence MTVSVRDVALHAGVSVGTVSNVLNRPDSVRPATFARVSAVIAELGFVPNAAARQLRAGKSTSIALIVLDIGNPFFTDVALGVESRAALEGMSVMLANSGDNQERENQQLDLFERQRVAGVLVVPVGDAETRLRRLRERGIPVVLVDRRSGEGSLPSVAVDDVAGGKMAARHLLDTGRRRLVCVGGLPTIRQIVDRRAGAAQAVSEVPGATLDIFPSNDLTLDAGMRMGEDLRERVARGEIDGILAANDLVAIGIQQALMAGATPVRIPDDVGLVGYDDIQFAAASVVPITSVRQPREQIGATAVELLLAERGRASTEPPRHVVFTPELVVRASTAAATLRP encoded by the coding sequence ATGACCGTGAGTGTGCGCGATGTCGCGCTGCACGCAGGTGTGTCGGTGGGCACCGTGTCGAACGTGTTGAACCGCCCCGACAGCGTGCGGCCGGCGACCTTCGCCCGGGTCTCGGCCGTGATCGCCGAGCTTGGCTTTGTGCCCAACGCCGCGGCTCGACAACTTCGCGCGGGCAAGTCCACCTCGATCGCGCTGATCGTGCTCGACATCGGCAACCCGTTCTTCACGGACGTCGCACTTGGCGTGGAAAGCCGCGCCGCTCTCGAGGGCATGAGCGTGATGCTGGCCAACAGTGGTGACAACCAGGAGCGCGAAAACCAACAGCTCGATCTATTCGAACGGCAACGCGTCGCGGGAGTGTTGGTGGTTCCGGTCGGGGATGCCGAAACCCGACTTCGCAGGTTGCGCGAACGCGGAATTCCCGTGGTGTTGGTCGACCGTCGATCCGGCGAGGGGTCGCTGCCCTCCGTTGCCGTGGATGACGTCGCGGGAGGCAAGATGGCGGCGAGGCACCTCCTTGACACGGGTCGCCGTCGGCTTGTGTGTGTGGGAGGTTTGCCGACGATCCGTCAGATCGTTGACCGCCGCGCGGGAGCCGCCCAGGCGGTTTCCGAGGTCCCGGGAGCCACGCTGGACATCTTCCCCAGCAACGATCTGACGCTTGACGCGGGCATGCGCATGGGTGAGGACCTGCGCGAACGGGTTGCGCGCGGCGAGATAGACGGCATTCTCGCCGCCAACGATTTGGTGGCCATTGGGATTCAACAGGCGTTGATGGCGGGGGCGACTCCTGTGCGTATTCCCGACGACGTGGGTCTCGTGGGTTACGACGACATCCAGTTCGCCGCCGCGTCCGTGGTGCCCATCACCTCGGTGCGCCAGCCGCGCGAACAGATCGGTGCCACCGCCGTCGAACTGCTTCTTGCCGAGCGCGGTCGTGCGAGCACCGAGCCGCCGCGGCACGTGGTCTTCACCCCGGAGCTTGTGGTGCGCGCGTCGACTGCGGCCGCCACGCTTCGTCCCTAG
- a CDS encoding ABC transporter ATP-binding protein yields the protein MLWKLLVTSIRPYGRLLWGVILFQLAQSMANLYLPSLNAHLIDKGVTNVGANGLPNPNIALIWHDGGIMLALSVLQITCAIAAVYFGAKMAMKVGRDLRAKIFNRVGSFSENEVQKFGAPSLITRTTNDVQQVQMLVLMSATLMISAPFMAIGGVIMALQQDVGLSWIMVVAIPVLLGAVGAIVSRMVPHFRRMQKRIDVINRVLREQLTGIRVVRAFVREPVERVRFAKANADVTESAYKAGRLMVTMFPVVMVVLNLSSIAVIWFGASRIQSGEMQIGALFAFLTYLIQILMAVMMATFLFIMVPRAAVAADRIQEVLATESSVVPSANPVTRLDATGTVEFRDVTFSYPGAEKPVLSGITFTAKRGTRTAIVGSTGAGKTTLINLIPRLYDATGGQVLVDGVDVRDADLDVLWKSLGLVPQRPYLFNGSVASNLRYGNPDATDDELWEALEIAQAKPFVTEMSEGIETEVSQGGTTVSGGQRQRLSIARALVREPEILIFDDSYSALDTATDARLRAAIRAKVKDVTMIVVAQRVSSIVDADQILVLEAGEIVARGTHSELLKTSETYREIVSTQLRAEDAA from the coding sequence ATGTTGTGGAAACTCCTCGTCACCTCGATACGCCCGTACGGGCGCCTTCTGTGGGGCGTCATCCTGTTCCAGCTCGCCCAGTCGATGGCGAACCTCTACCTGCCGAGCCTCAACGCCCACCTGATCGACAAGGGCGTCACGAACGTCGGCGCCAACGGCCTGCCGAACCCCAACATCGCCCTCATCTGGCACGACGGTGGCATCATGCTCGCCCTGTCGGTCCTCCAAATCACCTGCGCGATCGCGGCGGTCTACTTCGGCGCCAAGATGGCGATGAAGGTGGGCCGCGACCTGCGTGCCAAGATCTTCAACCGCGTCGGCAGCTTCTCGGAGAACGAGGTGCAGAAGTTCGGCGCCCCGTCGCTCATCACCCGCACCACGAACGACGTCCAGCAGGTGCAGATGCTCGTCCTCATGTCCGCGACGCTGATGATCTCCGCGCCGTTCATGGCGATCGGCGGCGTCATCATGGCGCTCCAGCAGGACGTCGGGCTCTCGTGGATCATGGTCGTGGCGATCCCCGTCCTCCTCGGGGCCGTCGGCGCGATCGTCTCGCGGATGGTTCCGCACTTCCGCAGGATGCAGAAGCGGATCGACGTGATCAACCGCGTACTGCGCGAGCAACTGACGGGCATCCGCGTGGTGCGCGCCTTCGTGCGCGAGCCGGTGGAGCGCGTCCGCTTCGCCAAGGCGAACGCCGACGTCACCGAGTCCGCCTACAAGGCCGGGCGCCTCATGGTGACGATGTTCCCCGTCGTCATGGTGGTCCTCAACCTCTCGAGCATCGCGGTCATCTGGTTTGGGGCCTCGCGCATCCAGAGCGGCGAGATGCAGATCGGCGCGCTCTTCGCCTTCCTCACCTACCTCATCCAGATCCTCATGGCCGTCATGATGGCGACCTTCCTCTTCATCATGGTTCCGCGCGCGGCCGTCGCGGCCGACCGCATCCAGGAGGTCCTCGCGACCGAATCGTCCGTCGTCCCGTCCGCCAACCCCGTGACCAGGCTCGATGCGACGGGCACGGTCGAGTTCCGCGACGTCACCTTCTCCTACCCCGGGGCCGAGAAGCCCGTCCTGTCGGGCATCACGTTCACGGCCAAGCGCGGGACCCGCACCGCGATCGTCGGGAGCACCGGCGCGGGCAAGACCACGCTGATCAACCTCATTCCGCGCCTGTACGACGCGACGGGCGGCCAAGTGCTCGTCGACGGCGTGGACGTGCGCGACGCGGACCTCGACGTCCTCTGGAAGAGCCTGGGGCTCGTGCCCCAGCGTCCCTACCTCTTCAACGGCTCCGTCGCCTCGAACCTCCGCTACGGCAACCCCGACGCGACGGACGACGAGCTGTGGGAGGCGCTCGAGATCGCCCAGGCCAAACCCTTCGTCACCGAGATGTCCGAGGGGATCGAGACCGAGGTCTCCCAGGGAGGCACGACGGTGTCCGGCGGTCAGCGGCAAAGGCTGAGCATCGCCCGGGCCCTGGTCCGCGAACCGGAGATCCTCATCTTCGACGACTCGTACTCCGCCCTCGACACGGCGACGGACGCGCGGCTTCGCGCGGCCATCCGGGCCAAGGTCAAGGACGTGACGATGATCGTCGTCGCCCAGCGCGTCTCAAGCATCGTCGACGCCGACCAGATCCTGGTGCTCGAGGCGGGCGAGATCGTGGCCCGCGGCACCCACTCCGAGTTGCTGAAGACGTCGGAGACCTACCGAGAGATTGTCAGTACCCAGCTTCGAGCGGAGGACGCGGCATGA
- a CDS encoding homoserine dehydrogenase, protein MSDTPVKIALFGPGTVGSQVARLLTEQSADLASRVGAPLEVVGVYVRDIGKDRVGLDPALLTDDADALIAKADVVVELMGGIEPAKSIILKAIAAGAGVVTANKALLAAHGPELYEAADAANVDLYFEAAVAGAIPIIRPVRESLAGDHVRRILGIVNGTTNYVLDEMTARGLDYEVAVKQAQDLGYAEADPSADVDGFDAAAKAAILASLAFHQRVPLGDVYREGISAITAADVAAATDSGHVIKLLAIAERTGEGGDGGVSVRVHPALVPLSHPLASVHGAYNAVFVEAEAAGDLMFYGQGAGGTPTASAVLGDVVSVARHIARGGRGPRESHYGDLPVLPISASSSRFQLRMTVPDRPGVLAAIAAMLAQSGVSIETVRQQAGGVGTGLATLAIATHRAPESDVTAVLDALRSSDAVTEIRSVLRIEGE, encoded by the coding sequence GTGTCTGATACCCCCGTGAAGATCGCCCTGTTCGGCCCAGGAACCGTCGGTTCTCAGGTGGCCCGGCTGCTCACGGAGCAGTCCGCGGACCTTGCCAGCCGTGTAGGCGCCCCGCTCGAAGTCGTTGGCGTCTACGTACGCGACATCGGCAAGGATCGCGTGGGTCTAGACCCCGCACTGCTCACGGACGACGCCGACGCGTTGATCGCGAAGGCGGACGTCGTGGTGGAACTCATGGGCGGCATCGAGCCTGCCAAGTCGATCATCCTCAAGGCGATCGCCGCGGGCGCCGGAGTCGTCACCGCCAACAAGGCCCTGCTCGCCGCCCATGGCCCCGAGCTCTATGAGGCCGCCGACGCCGCCAATGTCGACCTCTACTTCGAGGCCGCGGTCGCGGGCGCCATCCCGATCATCCGGCCGGTGCGCGAGTCTCTCGCGGGCGACCATGTGCGCCGCATTCTCGGCATCGTCAACGGCACTACCAACTACGTGCTCGACGAGATGACCGCGCGGGGCCTCGACTACGAAGTCGCCGTCAAGCAGGCCCAGGACCTGGGCTACGCCGAGGCGGACCCCTCCGCCGATGTCGACGGTTTCGACGCCGCCGCCAAGGCCGCGATCCTCGCCAGCCTCGCGTTCCACCAGCGCGTGCCGCTGGGCGACGTGTACCGCGAGGGCATCTCCGCCATCACCGCCGCCGACGTCGCCGCGGCTACCGATTCCGGTCACGTCATCAAACTGCTCGCGATCGCGGAACGCACGGGGGAGGGTGGTGACGGTGGCGTTTCTGTGCGCGTGCACCCCGCGCTCGTCCCTCTGTCGCACCCGCTTGCGAGCGTTCACGGCGCCTATAACGCCGTCTTTGTCGAGGCCGAGGCTGCAGGCGACCTGATGTTCTACGGCCAAGGAGCGGGAGGAACGCCCACCGCGTCGGCCGTTCTTGGTGATGTCGTGTCAGTGGCCCGCCACATCGCTCGAGGCGGTAGGGGGCCGCGCGAGTCGCACTACGGTGACCTTCCCGTATTGCCCATCTCCGCATCGTCGTCGCGCTTCCAGCTGCGAATGACCGTTCCCGATCGGCCCGGAGTACTCGCGGCCATCGCGGCCATGCTGGCCCAGAGCGGCGTGTCGATCGAGACCGTAAGGCAACAAGCGGGAGGGGTGGGAACCGGACTGGCCACCCTGGCGATCGCGACGCATCGGGCACCCGAAAGCGACGTGACTGCGGTGCTTGATGCGCTGCGCTCCTCGGACGCCGTGACCGAGATCCGATCCGTGCTTAGAATCGAAGGAGAGTAG
- a CDS encoding DUF817 domain-containing protein produces the protein MSDRRVFARERWTLPRISAFAIRFLWLQLQSLVFALVVFAAIAITSVVSLPIPRYDALLIIGIALTLGLWWAGWESGREVAVICAFHILGVTMEFFKVHAGSWDYPEDAYTKVAGVPLYAGFMYAAVGSYIVQAWRRMELRVTHFRPLPMTILAVAAYLNFFTHHWIWDLRWLIAVLFVIEMRRTMVHFTVGTHRYFMPLAVSFVAIGFGLWIAENAATFMGAWEYPNQREIWEAVHVGKFGSWSLLVSLSFVLVATIKRFEGELYGVRGQRPTVETIADERIADEPA, from the coding sequence GTGTCGGATCGCCGGGTTTTTGCGCGCGAGCGCTGGACCCTGCCCCGGATCTCCGCCTTCGCCATCCGGTTCCTATGGCTCCAGCTCCAGTCCCTCGTGTTCGCCCTGGTCGTCTTTGCCGCGATCGCCATCACCAGCGTCGTCTCGCTGCCCATCCCCAGATACGACGCGCTTCTCATCATCGGCATCGCGCTCACCCTTGGGCTGTGGTGGGCGGGTTGGGAGTCCGGCCGGGAGGTGGCCGTCATCTGCGCCTTCCACATCCTTGGCGTGACGATGGAGTTCTTCAAGGTGCACGCAGGGTCGTGGGACTATCCAGAGGACGCGTACACGAAGGTCGCGGGCGTGCCGCTGTACGCGGGATTCATGTACGCCGCCGTGGGCTCGTACATCGTGCAGGCGTGGAGGCGCATGGAGCTACGGGTCACGCACTTTCGCCCCCTGCCGATGACGATCCTGGCCGTCGCTGCGTACCTCAACTTCTTCACCCACCACTGGATCTGGGATCTGCGTTGGCTCATCGCGGTGCTGTTCGTCATCGAGATGCGCCGCACGATGGTCCACTTCACGGTCGGCACTCACCGCTACTTCATGCCGCTCGCCGTGTCATTTGTCGCCATCGGCTTTGGGCTATGGATCGCCGAAAATGCCGCCACGTTCATGGGCGCCTGGGAATACCCCAACCAGCGCGAGATCTGGGAGGCGGTCCACGTGGGCAAGTTCGGCTCCTGGTCGCTGCTGGTGTCGCTCAGCTTTGTGCTGGTGGCGACCATCAAACGCTTCGAGGGCGAGCTCTACGGCGTGCGCGGCCAGCGTCCCACGGTCGAGACGATCGCGGACGAGCGCATCGCAGACGAACCCGCCTAG
- a CDS encoding endonuclease domain-containing protein: MRNNDAVTLVETLKRTPHAHDRHAIERRWPRAALRAAVRSGAVTRLLPTLYAATEHAESTLTRAHAATTWVGSGSVVIGAAAASAWELCEPPRVITVTAPLSMSRAVPPWLSLKRLAERPPSALWHGCPVAMPGWAIATAYGHLPRHQADEMVYRAVRRGLATPGEIGEVAASLSSVRHRRELESTLAAAAAGSESYLETVGLRAVFSTNDFAGFIRQHRVLADGASYRLDMYDPVTRTAVELDGAVAHGGAGQRERDARRDVRLASIGIVTLRFVYRDLTERPAWCRAMVTSATARRGVARVGMSGDSDASHAFEWA, translated from the coding sequence ATGCGAAACAACGACGCGGTCACGCTCGTCGAGACATTGAAACGAACACCCCACGCCCACGACCGACACGCGATCGAGCGCCGGTGGCCCCGAGCAGCACTGCGCGCGGCCGTTCGCAGCGGCGCTGTCACGCGTTTGTTGCCGACGCTCTACGCCGCCACAGAGCACGCCGAGTCAACATTGACGCGAGCGCATGCGGCGACCACGTGGGTAGGATCTGGCTCCGTCGTCATCGGAGCGGCCGCAGCATCGGCATGGGAACTGTGCGAGCCTCCGCGAGTCATCACGGTGACCGCACCTCTCTCGATGTCGCGCGCTGTGCCCCCGTGGCTCTCGCTCAAGCGCTTGGCCGAGCGCCCTCCGTCCGCTCTCTGGCATGGGTGCCCCGTCGCCATGCCAGGGTGGGCGATCGCCACTGCGTATGGCCACCTGCCTCGCCACCAAGCCGACGAAATGGTGTACCGCGCCGTGCGGCGAGGGCTCGCCACACCAGGCGAAATCGGTGAAGTTGCCGCGAGTCTGAGTTCCGTACGCCACCGGAGGGAGCTCGAATCAACGTTGGCTGCAGCGGCGGCCGGTTCGGAGAGTTACTTGGAGACCGTCGGACTGAGGGCCGTCTTTTCGACGAATGACTTCGCGGGTTTCATTCGCCAGCACCGTGTCCTGGCCGACGGCGCGAGTTACCGACTCGACATGTACGACCCTGTCACACGCACCGCGGTGGAACTCGACGGCGCCGTCGCACACGGGGGTGCGGGCCAACGAGAGCGCGACGCTCGCCGCGACGTGCGGCTCGCGTCCATCGGCATCGTGACACTTCGCTTCGTGTATCGCGATCTGACGGAGCGGCCTGCCTGGTGCAGAGCGATGGTCACGAGCGCGACGGCGCGACGTGGGGTCGCGCGAGTGGGCATGAGCGGCGACTCAGACGCGTCGCATGCGTTTGAGTGGGCATGA